The Salinibaculum sp. SYNS191 genome has a window encoding:
- a CDS encoding segregation/condensation protein A — translation MTDSEIPLDITGHEDREKPGSSASENGHQPADEEAAALLENGDSHDGEKGDDEEEVEPVEVLVALAEDGEIDPWDIDIVAVTDKFLDRLDDADLRTSGRALFYASVLLRMKGDAMLEADDDDEPEPEPWEQAMMDDGEVPEDHDPFATLEAEMDRRLERRRARGMPQTLDELVRDLREAERDSWWKDSREYDTSGSPSGYQRGTQQLDYHTADDLRMDDEPTAEDVTGTAHTENIDEIIESVHDAVREHYEAGRDEVLYREVAHAGGSRVETFLGLLFLSHRGQVRLQQDDLFGDLWIQDPSAATGSGEAIAD, via the coding sequence GTGACTGACTCCGAGATTCCGCTGGACATCACCGGTCACGAGGACCGCGAGAAGCCCGGTTCGTCGGCGTCGGAGAACGGGCACCAGCCAGCCGACGAGGAGGCCGCTGCGCTGCTCGAAAACGGGGATTCCCACGACGGAGAGAAAGGCGACGATGAGGAGGAAGTCGAACCGGTCGAGGTGCTGGTCGCGCTGGCCGAGGACGGCGAGATAGACCCCTGGGACATCGACATCGTGGCGGTCACCGACAAGTTCCTCGACCGGCTGGACGACGCCGACCTGCGCACGTCCGGGCGGGCGCTGTTCTACGCGAGCGTCCTGTTGCGGATGAAAGGCGACGCGATGCTGGAGGCGGACGACGACGACGAGCCCGAACCCGAGCCGTGGGAGCAGGCGATGATGGACGACGGCGAGGTGCCCGAGGACCACGACCCCTTCGCGACGCTGGAGGCGGAGATGGACCGCCGGCTGGAGCGCAGGCGCGCCCGCGGGATGCCACAGACGCTGGACGAACTGGTGCGGGACCTGCGGGAGGCCGAGCGGGATAGCTGGTGGAAGGACTCCCGCGAGTACGACACCAGCGGGTCGCCGAGCGGCTACCAGCGCGGCACTCAGCAACTGGACTACCACACCGCCGACGACCTGCGGATGGACGACGAGCCGACCGCGGAGGACGTCACCGGCACGGCTCACACCGAGAACATCGACGAGATAATCGAGAGCGTCCACGACGCGGTGCGCGAGCACTACGAGGCCGGGCGCGACGAGGTGCTCTACCGGGAGGTCGCCCACGCCGGCGGCTCCCGCGTCGAGACGTTCCTCGGCCTGCTCTTTCTCTCCCACCGCGGACAGGTCCGCCTCCAGCAGGACGACCTCTTCGGCGACCTCTGGATTCAGGACCCCAGCGCCGCGACCGGTTCCGGGGAAGCCATCGCCGACTGA
- a CDS encoding MFS transporter, translating to MLRNRLDERTADLLGNVGFRRLYAGHAVSEVGDELYFVAAMWLVYSLSGSTALTGVAGFLARAPGALGFLFGPLVDRAPLGRLLVGSELLQAAVVLAVPVAAALDALTVPVVLAVVPLLATLKRISDPAQNAAVPRLVADRNLVRANSLTATSDRAIGALARAGGGAIIAAVGAVTLFAVNAVTFLASTLVFAAIAVPRTDKGGSPSAREYVDDIAEGIGIVRHSALAHMVAGAALATFFMGLTTAVLPAFAATFGGAGTYGLLLAAMTAGMLCGSLLASWLETVPLGLVTSAGFVAGAACWAAAVLSGSPLAVVVLFGLAFVPVGSYNVLVSAALQSGVPEETLGRVTATTGSLVSTVGPLGILLGGVLGDVVGSTLVIGGSAVGFALIAAYWFLVPTLRQFPAIDALERNAFAV from the coding sequence ATGCTACGGAACCGCCTCGACGAACGCACCGCCGACCTGCTCGGCAACGTCGGCTTCCGGCGGCTGTACGCGGGCCACGCGGTCAGCGAAGTGGGCGACGAACTCTACTTCGTCGCGGCGATGTGGCTCGTCTACTCGCTGTCGGGGTCGACGGCGCTCACGGGCGTCGCCGGCTTCCTCGCCCGCGCGCCGGGTGCCCTCGGTTTCCTCTTCGGTCCCCTCGTCGACCGCGCACCGCTTGGCCGACTGCTCGTCGGCTCCGAACTCCTCCAGGCCGCCGTCGTCCTCGCCGTTCCCGTCGCGGCCGCCCTCGACGCGCTGACCGTCCCGGTCGTCCTCGCCGTCGTCCCGCTGCTCGCGACGCTGAAGCGCATCTCCGACCCCGCGCAGAACGCCGCAGTCCCGCGATTGGTCGCCGACCGGAACCTCGTACGGGCGAACTCGCTGACCGCGACCAGCGACCGGGCCATCGGCGCGCTCGCCCGGGCCGGCGGCGGTGCAATCATCGCTGCCGTCGGTGCCGTGACGCTGTTCGCCGTCAACGCCGTCACCTTCCTCGCGAGCACGCTCGTCTTCGCGGCCATCGCCGTCCCCCGCACGGACAAGGGTGGCTCCCCCTCGGCCCGCGAGTACGTCGACGATATCGCCGAGGGTATCGGTATCGTCCGCCACTCCGCGCTGGCGCACATGGTCGCCGGGGCCGCGCTCGCGACGTTTTTCATGGGACTGACGACGGCCGTCCTCCCCGCCTTCGCCGCCACCTTCGGCGGTGCCGGGACCTACGGGCTCCTGCTGGCGGCGATGACCGCCGGGATGCTCTGTGGCTCCCTGCTCGCGTCGTGGCTGGAGACGGTCCCGCTCGGCCTGGTGACCAGCGCCGGATTCGTCGCCGGCGCGGCCTGCTGGGCCGCGGCCGTCCTCAGCGGGTCGCCGCTGGCCGTCGTCGTCCTGTTCGGCCTCGCCTTCGTTCCCGTCGGGAGCTACAACGTCCTCGTCAGCGCCGCCCTCCAGAGCGGCGTCCCGGAGGAGACGCTGGGTCGCGTGACGGCGACGACCGGCAGCCTCGTCTCGACCGTCGGCCCGCTGGGCATCCTCCTCGGCGGCGTCCTCGGCGACGTCGTCGGCAGCACGCTCGTCATCGGCGGGTCGGCCGTCGGCTTCGCGCTCATCGCCGCCTACTGGTTCCTGGTACCGACGCTCCGGCAGTTCCCCGCTATCGACGCGCTGGAGCGCAACGCGTTCGCGGTCTGA